One Podarcis raffonei isolate rPodRaf1 chromosome 3, rPodRaf1.pri, whole genome shotgun sequence genomic region harbors:
- the PLD5 gene encoding inactive phospholipase D5 isoform X4 — MVALVENIPEGINYSDSAPAHLSLFQGWMNLLNMAKKSVDIVSSQWDLSHSHPSAFQGQHLFEKLQDLLSQNVEIKLVSDILHKESKLLNDLKNKGAEVIFINMTAYNDGHLQTSFWIVDRQHVYIGSASLEWKSLWQMKELGVIVYNCSCLVLDLQKIFALYSSLKSKSKIPPLWSKRLYAVYGSENKLALELNETKSEVFVSNSPKLLCPKDRVLDVDAIYSVVDNAQQFVYIAVMDYLPIINITNQTRYWPYLDGKIREALILRNIKVRLLISLSKDTNPLTFNFVSSLKAICTEVSGCRLKVKFFDLEEESACYFKEQKNSSLPKLNRNKYVVTDTAAYIGNFDWVGTYFNRNAGAGLVINQTDTGNKTSIIKQLKAVFERDWYSNYAKSSTTKIPNCLSFKHNKAAANKTAQSNVN; from the exons GGTTGCTCTTGTGGAAAATATTCCTGAAGGCATAAACTATTCTGACAGTGCACCGGCCCATTTGTCTCTTTTCCAAGGCTGGATGAATTTACTTAATATGGCTAAAAAGTCTGTTGACATAGTATCTTCCCAATGGGACCTCAGTCACAGTCATCCATCTGCATTCCAG GGGCAGCATCTGTTTGAGAAGTTGCAAGACCTGTTGTCTCAAAATGTAGAGATCAAACTAGTGAGTGATATTCTTCACAAGGAATCCAAATTATTAAATGACCTGAAAAACAAGG GTGCTGAAGTGATTTTTATAAACATGACGGCTTACAATGATGGTCATCTGCAGACATCATTCTGGATTGTGGATAGGCAGCATGTATACATTGGAAGTGCCAGTTTAGAATGGAAGTCACTGTGGCAG ATGAAAGAGCTTGGAGTCATTGTATACAACTGCAGCTGCCTGGTGTTAGATTTACAAAAGATATTTGCCTTGTACAGCTCACTAAAATCCAAGAGCAAAATCCCACCTCTTTGGTCTAAGAGACTGTATGCAGTATATGGCAGTGAAAATAAACTGGCCCTTGAGTTGAATGAAACCAAATCAGAAGTCTTTGTTTCG AATTCTCCCAAACTCCTATGCCCTAAGGACAGGGTTTTGGATGTTGATGCTATCTATAGTGTTGTTGATAATGCACAGCAATTTGTGTACATAGCTGTTATGGATTATCTGCCTATTATCAACATCACAAATCAAACAAG GTATTGGCCATATTTGGATGGAAAGATAAGAGAAGCTCTGATTTTACGCAATATTAAAGTACGACTCCTCATAAGTTTATCAAAAGACACAAATCCACTCACATTTAACTTTGTTTCATCTCTTAAAGCAATTTGCACCGAAGTTTCTGGCTGTAGGTTAAAAGTT AAATTCTTTGACCTCGAAGAAGAAAGTGCTTGTTATTTTAAGGAACAGAAGAACTCTTCCCTTCCTAAACTAAATCGCAACAAATATGTGGTGACTGACACAGCAGCTTATATTG GTAATTTTGACTGGGTTGGGACCTATTTTAATCGTAATGCTGGAGCTGGCCTTGTCATCAACCAAACAGACACAGGAAACAAGACCAGCATCATCAAGCAACTGAAAGCTGTGTTTGAAAGGGATTGGTATTCAAATTATGCTAAAAGTTCAACCACAAAAATTCCAAACTGTTTAAGCTTCAAACAtaacaaagcagcagcaaataagACTGCCCAAAGCAATGTGAATTGA
- the PLD5 gene encoding inactive phospholipase D5 isoform X3: MRMVFQKRTVEITVGKRVALVENIPEGINYSDSAPAHLSLFQGWMNLLNMAKKSVDIVSSQWDLSHSHPSAFQGQHLFEKLQDLLSQNVEIKLVSDILHKESKLLNDLKNKGAEVIFINMTAYNDGHLQTSFWIVDRQHVYIGSASLEWKSLWQMKELGVIVYNCSCLVLDLQKIFALYSSLKSKSKIPPLWSKRLYAVYGSENKLALELNETKSEVFVSNSPKLLCPKDRVLDVDAIYSVVDNAQQFVYIAVMDYLPIINITNQTRYWPYLDGKIREALILRNIKVRLLISLSKDTNPLTFNFVSSLKAICTEVSGCRLKVKFFDLEEESACYFKEQKNSSLPKLNRNKYVVTDTAAYIGNFDWVGTYFNRNAGAGLVINQTDTGNKTSIIKQLKAVFERDWYSNYAKSSTTKIPNCLSFKHNKAAANKTAQSNVN, translated from the exons GGTTGCTCTTGTGGAAAATATTCCTGAAGGCATAAACTATTCTGACAGTGCACCGGCCCATTTGTCTCTTTTCCAAGGCTGGATGAATTTACTTAATATGGCTAAAAAGTCTGTTGACATAGTATCTTCCCAATGGGACCTCAGTCACAGTCATCCATCTGCATTCCAG GGGCAGCATCTGTTTGAGAAGTTGCAAGACCTGTTGTCTCAAAATGTAGAGATCAAACTAGTGAGTGATATTCTTCACAAGGAATCCAAATTATTAAATGACCTGAAAAACAAGG GTGCTGAAGTGATTTTTATAAACATGACGGCTTACAATGATGGTCATCTGCAGACATCATTCTGGATTGTGGATAGGCAGCATGTATACATTGGAAGTGCCAGTTTAGAATGGAAGTCACTGTGGCAG ATGAAAGAGCTTGGAGTCATTGTATACAACTGCAGCTGCCTGGTGTTAGATTTACAAAAGATATTTGCCTTGTACAGCTCACTAAAATCCAAGAGCAAAATCCCACCTCTTTGGTCTAAGAGACTGTATGCAGTATATGGCAGTGAAAATAAACTGGCCCTTGAGTTGAATGAAACCAAATCAGAAGTCTTTGTTTCG AATTCTCCCAAACTCCTATGCCCTAAGGACAGGGTTTTGGATGTTGATGCTATCTATAGTGTTGTTGATAATGCACAGCAATTTGTGTACATAGCTGTTATGGATTATCTGCCTATTATCAACATCACAAATCAAACAAG GTATTGGCCATATTTGGATGGAAAGATAAGAGAAGCTCTGATTTTACGCAATATTAAAGTACGACTCCTCATAAGTTTATCAAAAGACACAAATCCACTCACATTTAACTTTGTTTCATCTCTTAAAGCAATTTGCACCGAAGTTTCTGGCTGTAGGTTAAAAGTT AAATTCTTTGACCTCGAAGAAGAAAGTGCTTGTTATTTTAAGGAACAGAAGAACTCTTCCCTTCCTAAACTAAATCGCAACAAATATGTGGTGACTGACACAGCAGCTTATATTG GTAATTTTGACTGGGTTGGGACCTATTTTAATCGTAATGCTGGAGCTGGCCTTGTCATCAACCAAACAGACACAGGAAACAAGACCAGCATCATCAAGCAACTGAAAGCTGTGTTTGAAAGGGATTGGTATTCAAATTATGCTAAAAGTTCAACCACAAAAATTCCAAACTGTTTAAGCTTCAAACAtaacaaagcagcagcaaataagACTGCCCAAAGCAATGTGAATTGA
- the PLD5 gene encoding inactive phospholipase D5 isoform X2 encodes MSQQKCIVIFALVCCFAILVALIFSAVDIVGEDEDGLSEKNCRNNCRVALVENIPEGINYSDSAPAHLSLFQGWMNLLNMAKKSVDIVSSQWDLSHSHPSAFQGQHLFEKLQDLLSQNVEIKLVSDILHKESKLLNDLKNKGAEVIFINMTAYNDGHLQTSFWIVDRQHVYIGSASLEWKSLWQMKELGVIVYNCSCLVLDLQKIFALYSSLKSKSKIPPLWSKRLYAVYGSENKLALELNETKSEVFVSNSPKLLCPKDRVLDVDAIYSVVDNAQQFVYIAVMDYLPIINITNQTRYWPYLDGKIREALILRNIKVRLLISLSKDTNPLTFNFVSSLKAICTEVSGCRLKVKFFDLEEESACYFKEQKNSSLPKLNRNKYVVTDTAAYIGNFDWVGTYFNRNAGAGLVINQTDTGNKTSIIKQLKAVFERDWYSNYAKSSTTKIPNCLSFKHNKAAANKTAQSNVN; translated from the exons GGTTGCTCTTGTGGAAAATATTCCTGAAGGCATAAACTATTCTGACAGTGCACCGGCCCATTTGTCTCTTTTCCAAGGCTGGATGAATTTACTTAATATGGCTAAAAAGTCTGTTGACATAGTATCTTCCCAATGGGACCTCAGTCACAGTCATCCATCTGCATTCCAG GGGCAGCATCTGTTTGAGAAGTTGCAAGACCTGTTGTCTCAAAATGTAGAGATCAAACTAGTGAGTGATATTCTTCACAAGGAATCCAAATTATTAAATGACCTGAAAAACAAGG GTGCTGAAGTGATTTTTATAAACATGACGGCTTACAATGATGGTCATCTGCAGACATCATTCTGGATTGTGGATAGGCAGCATGTATACATTGGAAGTGCCAGTTTAGAATGGAAGTCACTGTGGCAG ATGAAAGAGCTTGGAGTCATTGTATACAACTGCAGCTGCCTGGTGTTAGATTTACAAAAGATATTTGCCTTGTACAGCTCACTAAAATCCAAGAGCAAAATCCCACCTCTTTGGTCTAAGAGACTGTATGCAGTATATGGCAGTGAAAATAAACTGGCCCTTGAGTTGAATGAAACCAAATCAGAAGTCTTTGTTTCG AATTCTCCCAAACTCCTATGCCCTAAGGACAGGGTTTTGGATGTTGATGCTATCTATAGTGTTGTTGATAATGCACAGCAATTTGTGTACATAGCTGTTATGGATTATCTGCCTATTATCAACATCACAAATCAAACAAG GTATTGGCCATATTTGGATGGAAAGATAAGAGAAGCTCTGATTTTACGCAATATTAAAGTACGACTCCTCATAAGTTTATCAAAAGACACAAATCCACTCACATTTAACTTTGTTTCATCTCTTAAAGCAATTTGCACCGAAGTTTCTGGCTGTAGGTTAAAAGTT AAATTCTTTGACCTCGAAGAAGAAAGTGCTTGTTATTTTAAGGAACAGAAGAACTCTTCCCTTCCTAAACTAAATCGCAACAAATATGTGGTGACTGACACAGCAGCTTATATTG GTAATTTTGACTGGGTTGGGACCTATTTTAATCGTAATGCTGGAGCTGGCCTTGTCATCAACCAAACAGACACAGGAAACAAGACCAGCATCATCAAGCAACTGAAAGCTGTGTTTGAAAGGGATTGGTATTCAAATTATGCTAAAAGTTCAACCACAAAAATTCCAAACTGTTTAAGCTTCAAACAtaacaaagcagcagcaaataagACTGCCCAAAGCAATGTGAATTGA